TGCCGTCATGTGGATAGGTTcaactataatataacaacCAACACATATGTCGCAGATGGCGGTATATATGAAAAAATGGGTGTTACCAATCTATCTGATTTCAGTTCTGATGGAAAATCAATCATTTATACCAATCTACCATCGTAagttttatcaatattattttacacatatttagttaaatatatcattatctaaaattatattattattaactagctgttccAACAGATGTTGTTTAGTCCCATTTCCCCTTTTTgtgttttctctccataagaaccttCCTTGTGCCTTgacaaaaacttaaaaaaaattgcagaatTGTTCAAGCATTTTACGCTTAGGAACACATTTAGCggtttctttttataatataaattgaaaactattttttttatagaaagacAGTGAAGTACTCGCAGCTCTAGCTTGAAatgattttgaatttttgaataagcacttttctgtgcatatcataatataaaagtagaGCAATTTACTAGCCATCTACTAATgtatagaaaatttaattaactccATGAAACCTTTGCGTGTCTTCTCCTAATCaccataattaaattaactttgcaaattaaaaaatgtgttacTAATTTCTGGAAAACTATTTGAGTAAAAGTAAAAGACACaaacattgataaaaaattggAATTCTTTTCCTTAAATTTAGGcacattatttaatactttattatataattaatcaaCTTGACCAAGTCACAAAATCAAAACCAGTTTCTAAGACACTTAAAGTgggtgaaaataattattcaaaccAGTTTGGACTCAGTTTTTTGACCTTCATTCTTTATGGTTTAGAGATAAAACTATAACATGTGTGGTAACATAGTGAgggtttattataatagtattcaaataattatggAAATGCTTAGATACACTTGAATACTATTGTAACaaaatcttttaatatttaaaactaaatttctttaaagacatattttaactttttagactaataatacatatacaagTTAACGTTTAAATCTGTGTACATGCATTTTCTTTTCTAATCAATTGCtttgatgaaactttacaTCATTAGCTATGAAGCCTGgtcaaatgaaataaaatataatgattagAGAATATACTGTATACTGTAGCAGTAGATATTTTTCTCTTTGGCTCTATAGTCTTTTTACAAAACAGTTGTTTAAACATAGACATCACtcaattttacattaaaattaatttattattagttaagtatatatatttttttaatggtataacctgtttttcattttatcataattgGATAAAATATGGTAACTGTTGATaacacaagtgataactgcgttaaaaacaaccgacttcaaagttgcacttgcaaaattcacaaatacctacagacaaaaatgctcataaaataaaaactactgggcctatcccaataaaatttttatgggaccaattcgacaccatcccgcatcgaacaaaaaaagaatcacgtaaatcggttcagaaacctcggagtaatcggtgtacatacataaaaaaaaaaaaaaaaataccggccgaattgataacctcctccttttttttgaagtcggttaataaattaaatgttgtttttaattaagttgcTGCTACATCTAAATgagtacattatattatgtgtaatataaatgtatgacaattgtaggtatttaaagTTGTTTAAACATGTTACATATTCATCACATGTTCCAAAAATAGAAAAACAGAGAATCAAAAGGAAACCCATGACATATGTATCTCaagattatataaaaatagataatttaaaaatattttttttttcagatcaACAATTGTTATGCTAGTCTGTGCCCAATCTGAAGGTGAACTGAATGTGTACTCGTTAGCAGaacctaataaaattgtaagtatttattgacATTACTAGTTTCTGTTTGTTTATGTAGTTCATGAAAAAGTTATTAATGATAAAGAAATTACTtcgaaaatattatagaacattaaatgtaaacagtaaacaattcattatttataaaaaatgtggcGCAAAAATAACATAAGCTACAGAAGTCATAAAGATTAGGATAAGATATAAAAGCATTAATGTATTATCACTTGCACTATGTATAATGAAAAAGTACTATCATATGATCTAACATAAACTGtattatatcaaattattgtacttctattaaaatatcaataatacaTATTGACATATCTTGCAGGAATGCATTCAcagagaattttattttataggctTGTTAGCTATCTCAAAACGCAAATTTCGATTAtttacagggtgtaatcgttaagtgtgcacaggcgattcatatttcatacttaatgtatgggagggtttaaagatttttttttttatatttctcgaaaaatttattacggccattttactcattaggttaagtactttcgatatcagtttaaagttttttgttatctgtaatacttacggaaaaatcgcctgtgaatacttaacgattacaccctgtatatgtataatttaccTGCTTTTTTCAGGTACTCAGCTTTTATACAAGACATGCATGTTTAACATTGATTGAAGAAATAGGGAGGTCTTTGGGGTCAACTCTGTTGATAATATTCTTCTCCTGTGTCATCTTCTACCTGGTCCTCGGAGTTTGTACCAAGAAATTCTTGATGGGAGCTACAGGTTTAGAAGTTGTGCCGAACCTTGCTTTTTGGATGGACCTACCTACCCTTGTGAAGGTAGCTATTGAACCCTATccaagtaatattatatacgcGAATAAGAACTTAGTATTGCCCTCTTTCATGCAAGAACTTTGTAG
The sequence above is a segment of the Colias croceus chromosome 14, ilColCroc2.1 genome. Coding sequences within it:
- the LOC123697173 gene encoding uncharacterized protein LOC123697173, with the translated sequence MSRLEYLFSVTLFYLLVISNNVHTQDVCVKKGPCKCEFSNGTGIDLAAAAKATFYTTQTFELQMGGAEYVLSTYYYHPCFDVTPSVNSSKPGTGCDSPLSLCRHVDRFNYNITTNTYVADGGIYEKMGVTNLSDFSSDGKSIIYTNLPSSTIVMLVCAQSEGELNVYSLAEPNKIVLSFYTRHACLTLIEEIGRSLGSTLLIIFFSCVIFYLVLGVCTKKFLMGATGLEVVPNLAFWMDLPTLVKDGWVFAINGFKLPTRGAGPVTSPDPNSYDSI